One window of Paenibacillus sp. FSL K6-3182 genomic DNA carries:
- a CDS encoding Ger(x)C family spore germination protein, with product MSITLRVFLLILSLGLLGGCGFKDIDKRFFVVALGIDASDNEKKPFRLSLLLAVPSPKIEPGASKTQIETIDTETVAEGIRMLKSYVDKELDFGHCKVFLIGEKIARQNYTEILQWMSRRRDIQSVADIAIGKPDAESLLKIKPVSERYPGNTLFLSFGADGTESSYTYVETLSDFARRASEEGLDPLMPVITKDGKKSFVINRTALLDKTKVKLILSPAESQLYNQLAEDFTKSSMHGMFEGLDLVVAITDMHSTFRLGKQNGQDTITLDVKIRVVFEEAPKGIYEDQWQPIEQNLNKEYAESCLALLKKIQKANVDPIGFGLRYRATHPGKEAWQQWQSIYPNVKFIVNANIKIEGTGIIK from the coding sequence ATGAGCATCACCCTTCGAGTCTTTTTGTTAATCCTCTCTCTTGGTTTGCTTGGCGGCTGCGGGTTCAAGGATATCGACAAACGATTCTTCGTGGTCGCTCTTGGCATAGATGCATCAGATAATGAGAAAAAACCGTTTCGTCTTTCCCTGCTACTTGCTGTTCCGTCTCCAAAGATCGAGCCTGGCGCTTCGAAAACGCAGATCGAGACCATTGATACAGAAACCGTCGCAGAAGGCATTCGAATGTTGAAATCCTACGTCGACAAGGAGCTGGATTTCGGGCATTGCAAAGTGTTTCTCATTGGTGAGAAGATTGCCCGCCAAAACTATACGGAAATATTACAATGGATGTCGCGGAGAAGAGATATCCAAAGTGTCGCCGATATTGCTATCGGGAAACCGGACGCGGAATCACTGCTGAAAATAAAGCCTGTGTCAGAGCGTTATCCGGGCAACACGCTTTTTTTAAGCTTTGGAGCTGACGGAACCGAGTCATCCTATACTTACGTAGAAACGTTATCAGACTTCGCTAGGCGTGCTTCCGAGGAAGGACTCGATCCGCTGATGCCTGTTATTACAAAGGATGGTAAAAAGAGCTTCGTCATCAACCGAACAGCGCTGCTGGACAAAACAAAGGTTAAGCTTATATTGTCTCCAGCTGAATCGCAGCTTTACAATCAGCTCGCTGAAGATTTCACCAAATCTTCGATGCATGGCATGTTTGAAGGCTTGGATTTAGTCGTTGCGATTACGGATATGCACTCAACCTTCCGACTCGGGAAGCAAAACGGCCAAGACACAATCACGCTGGATGTTAAGATCAGGGTCGTATTTGAGGAAGCGCCAAAAGGCATATATGAAGATCAGTGGCAGCCCATTGAGCAAAATTTAAATAAGGAATATGCTGAATCTTGCCTCGCGCTTCTCAAAAAAATCCAAAAAGCAAATGTAGATCCCATAGGTTTCGGACTGCGCTATCGGGCTACCCATCCTGGTAAGGAGGCTTGGCAGCAGTGGCAATCCATCTACCCTAACGTTAAATTTATCGTAAATGCCAATATAAAAATTGAAGGTACAGGTATTATCAAATAG
- a CDS encoding GerAB/ArcD/ProY family transporter — protein MNRYFYYNFVLVSFINLLLYVPHILIQYRYTGAVSSILVGIVIGTILVYMYTSAMARYPGKGLPEILKLHSPQWLVTISMLFFSVMWWFATTIVVVAYAILINRFFNPDADANIILTMLVIACGYAATRSTLSVMFIVEIGMIVNAPIIIFILFKAVRSNQLNWDAIHVVANYITEMPTLTCIAASTFIFTGYINLSLFNRLFPPNFRFKFRFIYPIAGAVILLITFFVPIGFHGTEGVNQYIYIWSQTANSLLMQYGFIERVLFLFLIVFLNLTLVYTMSGWHQAMEFVKSCFPSYRPEFDSLKTPMSNYVIVGIFALLSILYLMLTNEKMNMLITTYWLIVRFFVEILIVVWVFVLSKRRSKAV, from the coding sequence ATGAACCGTTATTTCTATTACAACTTTGTACTCGTGAGTTTCATTAATCTATTGCTTTATGTCCCACATATTCTTATTCAATATCGCTATACCGGTGCCGTTTCTTCTATTTTGGTCGGGATTGTTATTGGTACGATACTCGTCTATATGTATACAAGTGCAATGGCTCGATATCCGGGTAAAGGATTGCCCGAGATATTAAAGCTGCATTCTCCGCAATGGCTCGTTACGATCTCCATGTTGTTTTTTTCAGTAATGTGGTGGTTTGCAACGACTATCGTTGTTGTTGCCTACGCTATTCTTATTAATCGTTTTTTCAATCCAGATGCGGATGCGAATATTATTCTAACCATGCTCGTCATTGCCTGCGGTTATGCTGCAACACGTTCAACCCTCTCAGTTATGTTCATCGTTGAAATCGGCATGATCGTAAACGCTCCAATCATTATCTTTATATTGTTTAAAGCTGTACGAAGCAACCAGCTTAATTGGGATGCGATTCATGTCGTAGCCAACTACATAACGGAAATGCCTACATTGACCTGCATTGCAGCCTCTACTTTCATTTTTACCGGTTATATTAATCTTTCATTGTTCAATCGGCTATTTCCGCCAAATTTCCGTTTTAAATTCCGCTTTATTTATCCGATAGCCGGCGCCGTTATTTTATTGATTACATTTTTTGTGCCCATTGGTTTTCATGGGACGGAAGGCGTAAACCAATACATTTACATCTGGAGCCAGACCGCTAATTCCCTGCTTATGCAATACGGCTTTATTGAACGTGTGTTGTTTCTTTTTCTAATCGTTTTTTTAAACCTAACTCTCGTTTATACGATGTCCGGCTGGCATCAGGCGATGGAGTTTGTGAAATCTTGTTTTCCAAGTTATAGGCCGGAGTTTGATAGTCTCAAAACGCCGATGTCCAACTATGTCATCGTCGGCATTTTTGCATTGCTCTCCATCCTATATCTCATGCTAACGAACGAAAAGATGAACATGCTCATTACTACCTATTGGCTCATTGTCCGATTTTTCGTGGAAATATTAATCGTCGTTTGGGTGTTCGTGCTTAGCAAAAGGAGGTCCAAAGCCGTATGA
- a CDS encoding spore germination protein, with amino-acid sequence MNERIRLLFAEAIDIKLENLKNSEMSIEVAYIEPLCEEKKISDFIIVPFIKEEYSFQAQLDTNPDYEILEDVAMWQSLLLRGHVLIQANGVVYSFKAERVICIENSQTQVESAIQGPQIALSENINISLNLIRGMYPSPDLSVEEHSIGSLSKTPVFALFDQRRVDPTVLDNVRTKLTTINVEMLHSAGELEKLLVGNRKHLFPTILITERPDRITSAISKGKIIILVKGNMFALILPSTFFDFMHAVEDDYDSYWMTRFLIFLRYTSTLLTITLPALYISVVSYNPELFRVQLAFSIAGSRSAVPYPSFIEVFIMLFMIETLIEASIRLPRYIGSTATTVGGLILGQAAQQAGLVSSIMIIVTSVVAISNFVIPVNSLSFAVRFLKYPLIGIAIFFGITGVAVGLFIYITYLCSLRSFGKPYMRIFGKLRPLEGDVGQVKIK; translated from the coding sequence ATGAATGAACGTATTCGTTTATTATTTGCAGAAGCCATCGATATCAAATTGGAAAATTTGAAAAATAGCGAAATGAGTATCGAAGTCGCCTATATCGAACCGTTATGCGAAGAGAAAAAAATAAGTGATTTCATTATCGTCCCTTTTATAAAAGAGGAATATTCGTTTCAAGCGCAGCTGGATACAAATCCCGATTATGAAATACTGGAAGATGTCGCTATGTGGCAAAGTCTTCTTCTGCGCGGCCATGTCCTGATTCAAGCAAATGGAGTCGTCTATTCATTCAAAGCTGAACGGGTCATCTGTATTGAGAATTCACAAACACAAGTGGAAAGTGCTATTCAGGGCCCTCAGATCGCATTAAGCGAAAATATAAATATATCACTCAATCTGATCCGAGGCATGTACCCTTCCCCCGATCTCTCGGTGGAAGAGCATTCAATTGGATCATTGTCCAAAACACCCGTGTTCGCCTTATTTGATCAGAGACGTGTAGATCCTACCGTACTTGATAATGTACGTACAAAGTTAACAACGATTAACGTGGAAATGCTTCATTCCGCTGGTGAGCTTGAGAAGCTGTTAGTTGGCAATCGCAAGCATTTGTTTCCAACTATTCTTATTACAGAACGTCCTGACCGCATTACCAGTGCAATTTCCAAGGGGAAAATAATCATTCTCGTAAAGGGAAACATGTTCGCTCTTATTTTGCCGTCAACTTTTTTTGATTTCATGCACGCAGTAGAGGATGATTACGACTCCTATTGGATGACTCGTTTTCTAATCTTCCTTCGTTACACTTCAACTTTGCTTACAATTACTTTGCCTGCTCTCTATATTTCCGTTGTCTCCTATAATCCAGAGCTGTTTCGCGTGCAGCTTGCTTTCTCTATAGCAGGCAGCCGTTCTGCTGTTCCTTATCCCTCGTTCATAGAAGTATTTATTATGCTCTTTATGATCGAAACACTAATCGAAGCAAGCATTCGCTTGCCCAGGTACATCGGCTCCACGGCTACGACCGTTGGAGGACTTATTCTTGGACAAGCCGCTCAGCAAGCCGGTCTCGTAAGCAGCATTATGATTATCGTAACGTCAGTTGTAGCTATTTCAAATTTCGTTATTCCTGTCAATTCGCTGTCATTTGCTGTCCGTTTTTTAAAGTATCCGCTAATCGGGATCGCTATTTTCTTCGGCATCACTGGAGTAGCCGTTGGTTTGTTCATCTATATCACTTATTTATGCAGCCTAAGAAGCTTTGGCAAGCCATATATGCGTATTTTCGGAAAATTAAGGCCGTTAGAAGGCGATGTGGGGCAGGTGAAGATTAAATGA
- a CDS encoding methyltransferase domain-containing protein, whose amino-acid sequence MKPWYEQSFGSDYMLVYKHRDWENANKEASKMIAWLELAEGSHVLDIGCGMGRHSLALANLGYTVTGMDLSTTLLDEAHRHDEDGLVEWVKGDMRELPFEAERFDATVNLFTSFGYFTAEEDNVSVLRHIRRVLRTDGCFLIDFLNPTYVAQTLVPRSERIDEETGLLIQEARFIANGWVQKGISIFNPDKEEKPRQYLEQVRLYNLDWFENNLDACSLRIDKLYGNYDGSKYDPEASPRMIMTGRAKR is encoded by the coding sequence ATGAAACCATGGTACGAACAGAGCTTCGGCTCCGATTATATGCTTGTCTACAAACATCGCGATTGGGAAAATGCAAATAAAGAAGCTTCCAAAATGATCGCTTGGCTAGAGCTGGCGGAAGGTTCTCATGTACTTGATATAGGCTGTGGAATGGGAAGGCATTCACTCGCTTTAGCAAATCTTGGATACACCGTTACAGGAATGGATTTATCGACTACATTGCTTGATGAAGCTCATCGTCATGATGAAGATGGACTTGTTGAATGGGTTAAAGGAGATATGCGCGAGCTGCCGTTTGAGGCGGAACGTTTTGATGCTACTGTCAATTTATTTACCTCATTTGGCTATTTCACAGCAGAGGAAGATAATGTGAGCGTGCTTCGGCATATTCGGAGAGTGCTGCGTACAGACGGTTGTTTTTTAATCGATTTCCTTAATCCTACTTATGTGGCTCAAACCTTAGTGCCCCGATCGGAACGTATAGATGAGGAGACTGGTCTGCTTATACAGGAGGCAAGATTTATTGCAAATGGTTGGGTACAGAAGGGCATTTCAATTTTCAATCCGGACAAAGAAGAGAAGCCAAGACAGTATTTAGAACAGGTAAGGCTGTACAATTTGGATTGGTTCGAAAACAATCTAGATGCTTGCAGTCTTAGAATAGACAAGCTGTACGGCAATTACGATGGTTCGAAATACGATCCAGAGGCTTCTCCGCGAATGATTATGACAGGGAGAGCTAAAAGATGA
- a CDS encoding MBL fold metallo-hydrolase yields the protein MIFENKDSSSMPSSNEQEFLHTVSWQEGWLQVKVPVPFSLKWVNSYLIPEEQGYTLIDPGLRTDEAIQVWDKVLQHHNLEWRNVTRIILTHQHPDHYGLAGYVQERSGAPVFISRRAHDYAIRLWGEKSQFGQQLQALYAKHGMPIQHREAIAQNLETFVEMVSPQPEVTYIQAGDQIIIGGMSWLLIDAPGHANGQLCFYQKERKWMVCGDQVMPHITPNVSIVPGEGGDPLEAFLGSLQELAHYEVELAFPGHRDPFTDFHGRILELQQHHIRRLDKMVRMLEEEPRTAYGMCEALFGNRLNGNAHQLRFAMSETLAHLVYLERQARISFTEKDGIYNYFAITA from the coding sequence ATGATATTTGAAAATAAGGATTCAAGCAGCATGCCGTCTTCAAATGAACAGGAGTTTTTACATACGGTTTCGTGGCAGGAAGGATGGCTGCAGGTAAAGGTCCCGGTTCCCTTTTCCCTCAAGTGGGTGAACAGCTATCTTATACCCGAAGAACAGGGGTATACGCTTATTGATCCGGGACTGCGAACGGACGAAGCCATTCAGGTATGGGATAAAGTCTTGCAGCATCATAACCTGGAGTGGCGCAATGTTACAAGAATCATTTTGACGCATCAGCATCCCGATCATTATGGACTCGCTGGTTATGTGCAAGAGAGAAGCGGGGCGCCCGTTTTTATTTCACGCAGGGCACATGACTATGCGATTAGGCTGTGGGGAGAAAAAAGTCAGTTCGGCCAGCAGCTACAGGCTCTATATGCGAAGCATGGTATGCCGATTCAGCATAGAGAGGCTATTGCGCAAAATCTTGAAACCTTTGTGGAGATGGTATCCCCTCAGCCAGAGGTAACCTATATTCAGGCGGGAGATCAAATCATAATTGGCGGAATGAGCTGGCTCTTAATTGACGCGCCTGGTCATGCAAATGGTCAGCTTTGTTTCTATCAGAAAGAACGCAAATGGATGGTATGCGGAGATCAGGTGATGCCTCATATTACCCCGAATGTGAGCATTGTGCCTGGTGAGGGTGGCGATCCATTGGAAGCATTTCTAGGCAGCTTGCAGGAGCTTGCTCATTATGAGGTTGAATTGGCTTTTCCAGGACATCGGGATCCTTTTACCGATTTCCATGGCAGGATATTGGAGCTGCAGCAGCATCATATACGGAGGTTAGACAAAATGGTTCGGATGCTCGAAGAAGAGCCCCGCACCGCCTATGGCATGTGCGAGGCTCTATTCGGCAATCGTCTGAACGGGAATGCGCATCAGCTGAGATTTGCAATGTCGGAGACACTTGCGCATTTGGTATATTTGGAGCGTCAAGCTCGAATCTCTTTTACTGAAAAAGATGGCATTTATAATTATTTTGCGATCACCGCTTAA
- a CDS encoding response regulator: protein MYQLLIVDDQPDLVEDLASNLPWSSVGIDSVYLAHSGREALDIMQATPIDIVITDIHMPGLSGLDLIEQIKASWSNVKCILLSGYNDFEYAQKALQFQASDYLLKPAEDEELLQAVQKAASQLEEHWKEVSSHQSALTSLKENVPILRNHLLLSLLKGQAYSDEKLTEKLDILNLTFHPKEPYCMMLMRMEDYFYEQSERDSSLLEYAVCNIAEEIFTEEYRLWHTKDEHGYFVFLIMGKENQRQEQASMLHLIEQKAAQLQHYVKLYLKGTISLVITKQDVFPHELRESYDFSLINFRQRIGSERGFLLTLTEESQQGEANSLSHLYNPPLLIHLLEAGQWDAIEEKLNLAFEELELKWGESHEHILETYFMIASSLSFSIHKNKLWMSDIMGSEFNQLLSGPHFHTIKQLRTWTSGILDNYRSHMTSKVQHSRSSTIQKVQEYVSTHLEDASLQSIASHVFLNPSYLSKIYKLETGEGISDYLSRLKMETAAHMLRTTTDKIYEIAAKVGYLKTSYFIKVFKDRYGITPQEFRDR, encoded by the coding sequence ATGTATCAACTTTTAATTGTCGATGACCAACCTGATCTCGTAGAGGATTTAGCCAGTAATTTGCCATGGAGCTCAGTTGGCATTGATTCCGTCTACCTTGCACACTCTGGGCGGGAAGCGCTTGATATTATGCAGGCTACGCCTATTGATATCGTCATTACAGATATTCATATGCCCGGCCTCTCCGGCCTTGATTTAATCGAGCAAATCAAAGCATCATGGAGCAATGTGAAATGTATTTTATTGTCCGGCTATAATGATTTTGAGTATGCCCAAAAAGCACTTCAGTTTCAAGCAAGCGACTATTTGCTGAAGCCTGCTGAAGATGAAGAGCTACTGCAAGCCGTTCAGAAAGCAGCTTCCCAGCTGGAAGAACATTGGAAGGAGGTCAGCTCGCATCAAAGCGCGCTAACCTCCTTGAAAGAAAATGTCCCTATTTTACGAAATCATCTTCTGCTCTCTCTTCTGAAGGGACAGGCCTACAGCGACGAAAAATTAACAGAAAAGCTCGACATTCTGAACCTAACTTTTCATCCAAAAGAGCCATATTGTATGATGCTTATGCGGATGGAGGACTACTTCTATGAGCAAAGCGAACGTGACAGCTCGCTGCTTGAATACGCCGTGTGCAACATCGCGGAGGAAATATTTACAGAGGAATATAGGTTATGGCATACGAAGGACGAGCATGGCTACTTTGTATTTCTCATTATGGGCAAAGAAAACCAACGCCAAGAGCAAGCTTCCATGCTGCATCTCATTGAGCAAAAAGCAGCGCAGCTTCAGCATTATGTGAAATTGTATTTAAAGGGGACCATATCGTTAGTCATTACGAAGCAGGATGTATTTCCGCATGAGCTGCGCGAATCCTATGATTTCTCGCTTATTAACTTTAGACAGCGAATTGGCAGTGAACGCGGATTTCTCCTCACACTGACAGAGGAATCACAACAAGGAGAAGCGAATTCTCTCTCTCATTTATACAATCCGCCGCTGCTTATTCATTTGCTTGAGGCGGGACAATGGGACGCGATCGAGGAGAAACTAAATCTAGCGTTTGAGGAGCTGGAGCTTAAATGGGGCGAGTCGCATGAGCATATTTTGGAAACCTATTTCATGATTGCAAGCTCGTTAAGTTTCTCCATTCATAAGAACAAGCTGTGGATGTCCGACATTATGGGATCTGAGTTCAATCAACTGCTTAGCGGTCCCCACTTTCATACGATTAAACAGCTTCGCACGTGGACGTCCGGCATACTTGATAACTATAGAAGCCATATGACTAGCAAAGTACAGCATTCTCGTTCCAGTACGATTCAGAAGGTTCAAGAATATGTTTCCACTCATTTAGAAGACGCTTCACTGCAATCGATTGCTTCACATGTATTTCTGAATCCGTCCTACTTATCAAAAATATATAAGCTGGAAACCGGCGAAGGCATAAGCGACTACTTATCCAGATTGAAAATGGAGACGGCAGCGCATATGCTTCGCACGACAACAGACAAAATTTACGAGATCGCAGCTAAAGTTGGTTACTTGAAAACGAGCTATTTCATAAAGGTGTTCAAAGATCGATACGGCATTACCCCGCAGGAATTCCGTGATCGTTAA
- a CDS encoding histidine kinase, which produces MRLRENTFAKMITLIVLLLIPIIILYTLSIRTSIGVITEEMKSLKQKDITFLASEIDKSVTTLSTLGFLLSEDIHIQQLQNLHLIESTYQRNDEKLRILERLRLLNVAQRWDTQYSITAPASKQLVSTNTYLSYDLESIKKILTPTWKYEEMTIQNIKQNRFVRHIVKPKSKITDIEKAGIIVEISFPEEHLIKDLDTFKLAGKGDPFLVHPDGRMIKNKTADKEMTKSIQALIKKMTVPEASNQIMTINGDDFLVTSAHVKTLDWYLIDYVPLANVLKPIVKSQNLFYGSVGLLLIMSLLAGYLLYRNVQRPIGLLIRSVKRLQEGNYSARITVNPKNEFTYLFQRFNDMAANTEQLIQKVYVEELRRREANVKQLQSQINPHFLYNCFALIRSLARLDKKESVMRLAMHLSTYYRYTTRVEKLTATLREELQLVESYLEIQQFHIQHLSYRIEVPDSMLGAQIPRLLLQPVVENAVLHGIERFDGDGLITISGVSNDRYHTIIVEDNGMGMTDEALRKLEKKIINPPDDTSGCALWNIRQRMLFQFGSEASISFRIREEGGVAVYLSWPHENYAN; this is translated from the coding sequence ATGCGTTTAAGAGAAAACACATTTGCCAAAATGATTACATTGATCGTCCTTTTGCTTATCCCGATCATTATTTTGTATACGCTTTCTATACGGACAAGCATCGGAGTTATCACGGAAGAAATGAAATCGTTGAAGCAGAAGGACATTACATTTCTAGCGAGCGAGATTGATAAAAGCGTAACAACGCTATCAACGCTTGGCTTTCTGCTCAGCGAAGATATCCATATCCAGCAGCTGCAAAATTTACATTTAATTGAAAGCACATACCAGCGAAACGATGAGAAGCTGCGCATTCTCGAGAGGCTCCGCCTGCTCAATGTCGCACAGCGCTGGGATACGCAATACAGCATTACAGCGCCGGCAAGCAAGCAGCTCGTCTCAACAAATACGTATCTCTCGTATGATCTTGAATCGATCAAAAAAATATTGACCCCGACCTGGAAGTACGAGGAAATGACGATTCAAAACATAAAGCAAAATCGTTTCGTACGCCATATCGTCAAGCCAAAAAGCAAAATCACCGATATAGAGAAAGCCGGTATCATCGTTGAGATTTCTTTTCCAGAGGAGCATCTCATAAAAGATTTGGATACTTTCAAGCTGGCAGGCAAAGGCGATCCGTTTCTTGTCCATCCCGATGGGCGCATGATAAAAAATAAAACAGCCGATAAAGAAATGACCAAGAGCATTCAAGCGCTGATCAAAAAAATGACCGTCCCAGAAGCGTCTAATCAAATTATGACGATAAATGGGGATGATTTTCTCGTCACTTCTGCGCATGTAAAAACGTTGGATTGGTATTTGATTGATTACGTACCGCTGGCAAATGTTTTAAAACCAATCGTCAAAAGCCAAAATTTATTTTACGGCTCCGTTGGTTTGCTGCTCATTATGAGCTTGCTCGCAGGTTATTTGCTTTATCGAAACGTACAGCGCCCAATCGGTTTGCTTATTCGAAGTGTGAAACGGCTGCAGGAAGGCAACTATTCCGCAAGAATAACGGTAAACCCCAAAAATGAATTTACTTATTTATTTCAAAGATTTAACGATATGGCTGCGAATACGGAACAGCTCATTCAGAAGGTTTATGTGGAGGAGCTTCGCAGGCGTGAAGCTAATGTAAAGCAGCTGCAATCCCAGATTAATCCTCATTTTTTATACAATTGTTTCGCGCTCATACGCAGCCTTGCTAGGCTGGATAAAAAGGAATCTGTCATGCGGCTTGCCATGCACTTGTCTACCTATTATCGCTATACGACACGGGTCGAGAAGCTGACCGCAACGCTGAGGGAAGAGCTGCAGCTTGTTGAGAGCTATTTGGAAATTCAACAATTTCATATCCAGCACTTGTCCTATCGCATCGAGGTGCCTGATTCGATGCTTGGTGCTCAGATTCCGCGTCTGCTCCTGCAGCCTGTCGTTGAAAACGCGGTTCTGCACGGGATTGAACGATTTGACGGTGATGGGCTCATCACCATTTCAGGTGTTAGCAATGATCGCTATCACACGATTATTGTAGAAGATAACGGGATGGGGATGACGGACGAAGCCCTTCGAAAGCTGGAGAAAAAAATTATCAATCCGCCTGATGATACGAGCGGCTGCGCGCTGTGGAATATTAGGCAGCGGATGCTGTTCCAATTTGGATCTGAGGCTTCAATCAGCTTCCGAATTCGCGAAGAAGGCGGCGTTGCTGTGTACCTGTCTTGGCCGCATGAAAACTATGCCAACTAG
- a CDS encoding ABC transporter permease subunit: MLLPAAIVTFIFAYVPMSGLIMAFQDFKPYNGMFHSKLVGLEHFRFMFEYPDSKQVIWNTLIISGLKIVFGLIVPFTFAILLNEVRKMLFKRVVQTLVYLPHFISWVILGAILTDMLGSKGIVNQTLNSLGIDSVFWLGNGDWFRFTVIVSDIWQNFGFNTIVFLAALAGVNPSLYEAAEVDGATRWKQTLHITVPSMIPIAVVVGTLSLGNILNGGFDQIFNLYNSLVYDKGDIIDTFVYRTAILNGQYSFGTAVGLFKSLIGLIMIVFSYRMAYKYAGYRIF, from the coding sequence ATGCTGCTTCCGGCGGCTATTGTTACCTTTATATTTGCTTATGTACCAATGAGCGGGCTAATTATGGCCTTTCAGGATTTTAAACCTTATAACGGCATGTTTCATTCGAAGCTTGTTGGACTGGAGCACTTCCGCTTTATGTTTGAGTATCCAGATAGCAAACAGGTCATTTGGAACACTTTAATCATTTCGGGCTTAAAGATCGTTTTTGGCTTAATCGTGCCGTTCACGTTCGCGATCCTGCTTAATGAGGTTCGAAAAATGCTGTTTAAGCGAGTGGTACAAACTCTGGTGTACTTGCCGCATTTTATATCATGGGTAATTTTAGGTGCGATCCTTACTGACATGCTGGGCAGTAAAGGAATCGTGAATCAGACGCTCAACAGTCTCGGTATAGATTCTGTGTTCTGGCTTGGGAACGGGGATTGGTTCCGTTTTACCGTTATCGTAAGCGATATTTGGCAAAACTTCGGTTTTAACACCATCGTGTTTCTTGCGGCACTGGCGGGTGTAAATCCTTCATTGTACGAAGCGGCTGAGGTGGATGGCGCCACGCGCTGGAAGCAGACGCTGCACATCACGGTTCCGTCGATGATTCCGATCGCGGTTGTCGTAGGTACGTTGTCCCTCGGCAATATTTTGAACGGGGGCTTCGATCAAATCTTCAATCTATACAATTCGCTTGTATACGATAAGGGAGACATTATCGATACGTTCGTCTATCGGACAGCGATATTGAATGGTCAATACAGCTTTGGAACAGCTGTTGGTTTGTTTAAATCTTTAATCGGTTTGAT